Proteins encoded together in one Mercenaria mercenaria strain notata chromosome 18, MADL_Memer_1, whole genome shotgun sequence window:
- the LOC123538773 gene encoding uncharacterized protein LOC123538773 isoform X3: MQEAGDTDTEWKPVARDIRTPDYTVRNISPRKDYRFRIRAQTENGDVSEPTPPIQFYRAHVPLLKDSENALAEFKPVEYKAIFLKHPYYEQLTKYVPPTLPIHKPDMIIIDQETVELSWRPAIVAEAIRGTCNLSYTIEVRCPPSFEWRQLVTGLKVCSHTVQKLHPRIDYIFRVRAWNEYGCSDAGLPVSLYRPAVYKIEGEDLDDEEFEREWERKYGTKVPPKLPIDTPRIVTQTTDSIWFTWLPARIPAYATQTNISYVVEIREPPSTAWQRDATDLVDCQYVKEGLNPNQEYHIRVRAETEFGPSDATMPIIIRGKGSRPGSRRSSVERDERSLEDKIDLSYLDNVMAGVPPRMASSRPLSSSVGPDRLTLTWSPCRTPSYVKVSNVTYIIEKREPPGHVWTVLAKDITGHKFEVTGLNPEQDYMFRIRARNEFGLSDPTLPMTLFRDRDDYVPPRVRSRSSSRDSISMLVSKVMRRSSSIDYNIQPMEDDRSSQERIPCQPQYITTTYDTQYGVLGKKGKIQLEVRGYPLPTVHWYQGEEKIEYGGRFNAFVTPSGGITLEIKNVGLDTIGQFKCYAENASGAAVKMVNFELAEPPTVLETIKDVSILKGDSATLSCRVDGFPSPTVKWMKDWRPLADCTRTKMVNVPPEAFNLEIVQLIEEDDGLYACTVENIAGKVTVTGRLKVEIDTFPESEISIKSTPIEEHYHVLEEIGRGRYGVVRRVVEISTGRTFAANFMSMRNKAQKNFFMNEYEVLRSVSKMGGVLKLYDAFETERSLIFVTEILSEPELLEKIISDGTWTEAKVAATIRRLLAILQELAQLSTLHLDIKPSNIRMSGTDMDDIKLIGFGLSRTLQAEEDITHNYGSVGYASPEQVTNEILTRNTDMWSVGVLAYLLLSGNGPFTGSSEIEILKYMSECSWTFEGRGFEKFSKEGLDFISKLLVKDPSKRMTVEECLSHPWMSTQSETKINTEQLKQFYNAEKLQRQTEKVFTTVQLQSFAKIIHGAKALYQPAVDVESGEIIFPDCDEYGDYLDEDAWYEWQLQYLDDPDSQIFPIQDKKFTVRECRHAGAPKYSTPKQKERSDKDILDTGTGVLFRDKIQPTTFLVGEDVTFTAKVVSETGEIPVVTWYRDEQLLSDDYRADASFNPETGLAKLKIVKSKDYDAAVYKCVARIKEGRVSCEARLLLGDVASKPGRPLVTQTSGTEAFLTWAGPVSDGNAYLLGYRVDYRKEGEKKWVQGPYVTEEYALLTGLEPDSKYVFRVSVHNKYGASPFSWSSLETKTLGKDAPKVSVAADLQPLMQFSTFDKQQLILPAESRRPSLTVAEEPKINESDPNENFTFADTISKGSFGEYKLCTNKSTNQQCVTKIVAYNKDKHADITAEFELLHTLRQSNLVTVLDSYISGEQFYVIYEFLSGINIVQYLCLHKTYKEETVTRLVRQVLDALQYLEHFGIVHLNLQPSSMVMATRRRPHVKLRDFTLAQKVENDKGIKVPLAGYPDYTPPEILKGDNVTFTADLWTLGALTFTLLSGIIPFSGKNLEETLSHILFDRYSTKEMYDNVTTESVKFVGKLLSRLPRNRPTVTKCLNSSWLNLSESMVSARNSKMFKSEKLRAFSVDYLTKRSDINYSLALVDIEKLPKITSGPLVQPILSNKITNRLENLTKTKKQPEDLAESLKLEVSNLPEQPLLEKIVSKIEKDTEVKENAEKAAAEYQKVETKENASKTKEAQTVTEVEEAKMTVTETDGEQIETKGLDSGKIEEVVEYQKVKIEETPVNNSFAVEEKVEGTEAATKIEKTKIIDAEGKGIEKEHTEAKPVDTGVEEETKIEETKLVNEELKTEGTEIKKESVETAVIEKEMVKSIDTEMKKAGEVTDPEVKESMNLAEATEAKQKADISIVKETENKKETKDIDKKAGEVADSDVKESINLAEATEAKQKADISIVKETENKKEIKDIDKKAGEVTDSEVKESINLAEATEAKQKADISIVKETENKKEIKDIDKKAGEVTDSEVKESINLAEATEAKQKADISIVKETENKKETKDIDKKAGEVTDSEFKESIDLAEATEAKQKADISIVKETENKKETKDIDINILQNEQDKELIRTDKIKDKNIENKDNFVDAKVSQEEGVVQNTETEEKVLKADEDKIGNETDETVGNDKEIESKVERTEAEGEEKWHDAVAEIVVDSKNEKITDSKEKEEEMKFEDIKVEKEEGLSISADNEIKDKTREEELMETLEQTKPQEPDVKEKLPESLKQAVETEIIKQNVETPDQNEKSEEGTEDSGKEKIMETYEVSHAAEQTVTHEEHEEHETKSSMSDKQEDSTDGKETAEQLQNTEGSDQKKEIESVEKAEVQVKEILNEASQEASNNETLNQISDAEVSKGEHKELEEISEKLESVESNVVQQKEIKEVVEEKLESVKIDKKEITLLKNENTESETIKEIAVSEKTESTKMISELAETTAEEIKNAALEEVATILKASEESEQTGIQLQKEEETDQAAVDEEAITAELKESSKEAALNKTEVDVEIEKVAVVADKMEKSSAEMKSGTAETVKDEIKTENILDGNASIEKTKQDKKEHSDKTEALVIEQKEISDEQRKETVNKDSESVVDTTDSVVETKTEKSDIKSCDNVNVENEMKTESVEKMNDSLQDKIKSDTDVKLEEEYKIKEGKTGIEDAVSDVKNDKEKESTKIAISEKESLIEAASEKLSEVVESASTDIKEKSVSSVTEEGTEAVSAKSEINESVVAESIIAEQESSIENISTSVDKESISESKLKLADAEVKESVENQVTESTSLTATDETATVTSTSVKEETLSASVSEQVDGVTTETVSVIQKHETLTGGETLEGIENVTTTTSSTEEHVQKSSSVVERSESGTVTVTQKRETLTTGGETSESVESISTVTTAKEESIQESTSVLESAESKEVSKEQRQETLISGSMESNIKENIEMVSTSLIEESLVESAISSSLETAKVTESRETIREFMTNDLEIEEMKKELLEDLEISSADCGKYLMGSHEDISSIKEKIEKKPDEEEIEKETTNRYIDDALMFC; encoded by the exons TGCCACCAAAATTGCCTATTGACACACCAAGGATCGTCACCCAGACCACGGACTCTATTTGGTTCACCTGGCTCCCGGCTAGAATTCCAGCTTATGCAACACAAACCAACATCAGCTATGTCGTGGAAATTAGG GAGCCGCCATCAACAGCTTGGCAGCGGGATGCAACAGACTTGGTAGACTGCCAGTATGTGAAGGAAGGTTTGAATCCCAACCAGGAGTACCACATCAGAGTCCGGGCAGAGACAGAATTTGGCCCAAGTGACGCAACAATGCCCATCATCATAAGAGGCAAAG GTTCAAGACCTGGTTCAAGGAGATCCAGTGTAGAGAGAGATGAGAGAAGTCTAGAAGACAAAATTGATCTGTCTTACCTTGACAATGTTATGGCAGGAG TTCCTCCAAGAATGGCCTCATCCAGACCACTGAGCTCCAGTGTTGGTCCAGACCGGCTCACCCTCACCTGGAGTCCATGCAGAACTCCTTCCTATGTCAAAG TATCAAATGTAACATATATAATTGAGAAGCGTGAGCCTCCAGGACATGTCTGGACTGTACTGGCGAAGGACATTACAGGACACAAGTTTGAGGTTACAGGTCTGAATCCTGAACAGGATTACATGTTCAGAATACGGGCCAGAAATGAGTTTGGGCTTAGTGATCCCACTCTTCCAATGACACTCTTCAGGGATAGAG ATGACTATGTCCCACCAAGAGTAAGGAGTCGCTCAAGTTCTCGAGACAGTATCTCTATGCTTGTATCCAAGGTGATGAGGCGGAGCTCTTCCATTGACTATAACATCCAACCAATGGAAGATGACAGGAGCTCACAGGAAAGAATAC CATGTCAACCTCAATATATAACTACTACCTATGACACACAATATGGGGTGCTGGGTAAGAAGGGAAAGATACAGCTTGAGGTACGTGGCTATCCCCTTCCCACAGTACACTGGTACCAGGGCGAGGAGAAAATTGAATATGGTGGTCGGTTCAATGCTTTCGTCACCCCTAGTG GGGGAATAACTCTTGAGATCAAGAATGTTGGATTGGACACTATAGGACAATTTAAATGTTATGCAGAAAACGCCAGTGGTGCTGCAGTTAAAATGGTCAATTTCGAATTAGCAG aGCCACCGACTGTCCTTGAAACCATCAAGGATGTTAGTATATTGAAAGGAGACTCAGCAACATTGTCATGTAGAGTCGATGGATTCCCAAGTCCGACTGTCAAATGGATGAAAGATTGGCGTCCGCTGGCTGACTGTACCCGCACTAAAATGGTTAACGTACCACCGGAGGCGTTCAACCTAGAGATAGTGCAGCTTATTGAGGAAGATGATGGACTGTATGCCTGTACTGTAGAGAACATCGCTGGTAAAGTGACAGTTACTGGACGTCTAAAGGTGGAAATAG ATACTTTCCCAGAATCTGAGATCAGCATCAAATCTACACCAATAGAAGAACACTACCACGTTCTGGAAGAGATTGGAAG GGGCAGGTATGGAGTTGTACGCAGGGTGGTTGAGATATCAACTGGTAGAACGTTTGCCGCTAACTTCATGTCAATGAGGAACAAGGCACAGAAAAACTTTTTCATGAATGAATATGAGGTGCTTCGCTCTGTCAGCAAGATGGGTGGGGTACTGAAATTGTATGATGCTTTCGAAACCGAGAGGAGCTTGATCTTTGTCACTGAAAT TCTTTCTGAGCCCGAGTTACTGGAGAAAATTATCAGTGATGGGACCTGGACAGAAGCTAAAGTAGCGGCTACCATCAGAAGACTGTTGGCTATACTTCAAGAACTTGCTCAGCTCAGTACTCTACATCTAGATATCAAG CCTAGCAACATAAGAATGAGTGGTACCGACATGGATGACATTAAGCTGATTGGTTTTGGACTGTCTCGCACACTTCAAGCAGAGGAAGACATCACACACAACTATGGTAGTGTAGGGTATGCCTCACCTGAACAAGTCACCAATGAAATATTAACACGCAACACTGACATGTGGTCTGTCGGAGTTCTTGCCTACCTACT ACTGTCAGGAAATGGACCATTTACAGGGAGCAGTGAGATAGAGATCCTGAAATACATGTCTGAATGCAGCTGGACTTTCGAGGGACGTGGTTTCGAAAAATTCTCCAAGGAAGGATTAGACTTCATCAGCAAACTACTCGTTAAAGATCCAAG CAAGCGAATGACAGTTGAGGAATGTCTCAGTCATCCTTGGATGTCAACCCAGAGTGAGACTAAAATCAACACAGAACAACTTAAACAGTTCTACAATGCCGAGAAACTTCAG AGACAGACAGAGAAGGTATTTACAACAGTGCAGCTCCAGAGTTTCGCCAAAATCATACATGGAGCAAAGGCCTTGTACCAACCAGCAGTGGATGTAGAGTCAGGGGAGATAATCTTCCCCGACTGTGATGAGTATGGAGATTACCTTGATGAAGATGCTTGGTATGAATGGCAGCTTCAG TACCTTGATGACCCTGACAGTCAGATTTTCCCTATACAAGACAAGAAATTCACTGTGAGAGAATGTCGCCATGCTGGAGCACCAAAATACTCTACACCAAAACAGAAAGAAAGATCAGACAAAGACATATTGGATACTg GTACTGGAGTTCTTTTCCGAGACAAAATCCAGCCAACAACATTCCTGGTTGGAGAAGACGTTACTTTTACGGCCAAGGTGGTGTCAGAGACTGGGGAAATACCTGTGGTCACATGGTACAGAGATGAACAGCTTCTTTCAGAtgattacag aGCTGATGCATCCTTTAACCCAGAGACAGGGCTTGCCAAACTGAAGATTGTGAAGAGCAAAGATTATGATGCAGCAGTCTACAAGTGTGTGGCGAGAATTAAAGAAGGACGTGTTTCTTGTGAAGCAAGGTTGCTCCTTGGAG ATGTAGCAAGCAAGCCTGGACGCCCACTGGTGACCCAGACATCTGGTACAGAGGCTTTCTTGACATGGGCTGGACCTGTATCTGATGGCAATGCGTATCTCCTTGGTTACAGAGTGGACTATAGGAAAGAAG GTGAAAAGAAATGGGTACAGGGTCCATATGTAACAGAGGAATATGCCTTACTGACTGGACTGGAACCTGATTCTAAATATGTGTTTAGAGTGTCTGTTCACAACAAATATGGAGCCAGTCCATTTAGTTGGTCGTCATTGGAAACAAAGACACTTGGCAAAG ATGCACCAAAAGTGTCAGTGGCTGCAGACCTTCAACCATTGATGCAGTTTTCAACATTTGACAAGCAGCAGTTGATTCTGCCAGCGGAAAGCAGACGTCCCTCACTCACTGTAGCTGAAGagccaaaaataaatgaaagtgaTCCAAACGAGAACTTCACATTTGCTGATACCATTTCTAA GGGCAGTTTTGGAGAATACAAACTCTGCACTAACAAATCAACCAACCAGCAATGTGTTACAAAGATTGTGGCTTATAATAAAGACAAACATGCAGACATTACTGCCGAGTTTGAGCTGCTTCACACGTTACGCCAGTCCAACCTAGTTACAGTACTTGACAGTTACATAAGTGGTGAACAATTCTATGTGATTTATGAATTCCTCTCGGGAATTAACATCGTGCAATACCTCTGTCTACATAAGACGTACAAGGAAGAAACAGTGACAAGACTGGTGCGGCAGGTGCTTGACGCTCTTCAATACCTAGAACATTTCGGAATCGTACACCTAAATCTTCAACCAAGCAGCATGGTCATGGCAACAAGGAGAAGACCTCACGTGAAGTTACGTGATTTCACGCTCGCACAAAAGGTCGAAAATGATAAAGGAATTAAAGTTCCGCTAGCTGGCTATCCTGATTATACAC CCCCAGAAATACTCAAGGGAGACAATGTGACATTTACTGCTGATCTGTGGACTTTAGGAGCTTTAACCTTCACATT ATTGAGTGGTATTATTCCATTCAGTGGTAAGAACCTGGAAGAGACGCTGAGCCATATTCTGTTTGACAGATACAGCACAAAAGAAATGTATGACAATGTCACTACAGAAAGTGTGAAATTTGTTGGGAAATTATTAAGCAGGCTCCCAAG GAATCGACCTACTGTCACAAAATGTCTCAATTCTTCCTGGCTCAATCTGAGTGAAAGCATGGTCAGTGCAAGAAATTCCAAAATGTTCAAATCAGAGAAACTGAGGGCATTTTCTGTGGACTATCTCACCAAGAGATCAGACATCAACTACAGTCTCGCTTTGGTCGATATTGAAAAGCTGCCAAAG ATTACATCAGGACCCTTGGTTCAACCAATACTTAGCAACAAAATTACAAACAGGCTTGAAAATTTAACTAAAACGAAGAAACAGCCAGAAGACCTGGCTGAATCTCTAAAACTTGAAGTTTCCAATTTACCTGAACAACCTCTTCTAGAGAAAATtgtaagtaaaattgaaaaagatacTGAAGTGAAggaaaatgctgaaaaagcagCAGCTGAATATCAGAAAGTGGAGACaaaagaaaatgcatcaaaaactAAAGAAGCACAAACAGTTACTGAAGTGGAAGAAGCAAAGATGACGGTAACAGAAACTGATGGTGAACAAATAGAAACAAAGGGTTTAGACAGTGGAAAAATAGAAGAAGTTGTTGAATACCAAAAGGTGAAGATAGAAGAAACGCCAGTAAATAATTCTTTTGCTGTTGAAGAGAAAGTAGAGGGAACTGAAGCTGCTACGAAGATTGAGAAGACAAAGATAATAGACGCGGAGGGTAAGGGAATAGAGAAGGAACATACAGAAGCAAAGCCAGTTGACACTGGAGTTGAAGAGGAGACGAAGATTGAAGAAACAAAACTTGTCAATGAAGAGTTAAAAACAGAAGGTACTGAAATTAAGAAGGAAAGTGTAGAAACGGCagtaattgaaaaggaaatggtGAAATCGATTGATACTGAAATGAAAAAAGCAGGTGAAGTTACTGACCCTGAAGTGAAAGAAAGTATGAACTTAGCAGAAGCAACTGAGGCAAAACAAAAGGCAGATATTTCCATtgtaaaagaaactgaaaataaaaaggaaacaaaGGATATTGACAAGAAAGCAGGTGAAGTTGCTGACTCTGATGTGAAAGAAAGTATAAACTTAGCAGAAGCAACTGAGGCAAAACAAAAGGCAGATATTTCCATtgtaaaagaaactgaaaataaaaaggaaataaaggaTATTGACAAGAAAGCAGGTGAAGTTACTGACTCTGAAGTGAAAGAAAGTATAAACTTAGCAGAAGCAACTGAGGCAAAACAAAAGGCAGATATTTCCATtgtaaaagaaactgaaaataaaaaggaaataaaggaTATTGACAAGAAAGCAGGTGAAGTTACTGACTCTGAAGTGAAAGAAAGTATAAACTTAGCAGAAGCCACTGAGGCAAAACAAAAGGCAGATATTTCCATtgtaaaagaaactgaaaataaaaaggaaacaaaGGATATTGACAAGAAAGCAGGTGAAGTTACTGACTCTGAATTTAAAGAAAGTATAGACTTAGCAGAAGCAACTGAGGCAAAACAAAAGGCAGATATTTCCATtgtaaaagaaactgaaaataaaaaggaaacaaaggatattgacataaatattttgcaaaatgaaCAAGACAAAGAATTGATAAGAACAGATAAGATTAAAGACAAGAACATTGAAAATAAGGACAATTTTGTGGATGCAAAGGTATCACAGGAAGAAGGTGTTGTTCAAAACACTGAAACTGAAGAGAAAGTGTTAAAAGCTGATGAAGATAAAATTGGGAACGAAACAGATGAAACTGTTGGAAACGACAAGGAAATTGAGAGTAAGGTTGAGAGGACGGAAGCTGAAGGTGAGGAAAAATGGCATGATGCAGTTGCAGAAATAGTAGTAGatagcaaaaatgaaaaaataacagaTTCGAAAGAGAAAGAAGAAGAAATGAAATTCGAAGACATCAAGGTTGAAAAAGAAGAAGGGTTGTCTATTTCTGCAGACAACGAAATTAAGGATAAAACACGAGAAGAGGAATTAATGGAAACGCTTGAACAGACCAAACCACAAGAACCAGATGTGAAAGAGAAGTTACCTGAATCTTTGAAACAAGCCGTagaaactgaaataattaaacaaaatgttgaaacacCTGACCAGAACGAGAAATCAGAGGAAGGCACTGAAGATAGTGGAAAGGAAAAAATAATGGAAACATATGAAGTATCTCATGCAGCTGAACAAACAGTAACTCATGAGGAACATGAAGAGCATGAAACAAAGTCGTCAATGTCAGACAAACAAGAAGATTCCACTGATGGAAAAGAAACAGCAGAACAGTTGCAAAACACAGAGGGCTCTGACCAAAAGAAAGAGATTGAAAGCGTTGAGAAAGCTGAAGTGCAAGTTAAAGAGATATTGAATGAAGCATCTCAGGAGGCTAGTAACAATGAAACTTTAAACCAAATATCAGATGCCGAAGTTTCCAAAGGAGAGCATAAGGAGCTTGAAGAGATCAGTGAAAAGTTAGAAAGTGTAGAATCTAATGTTGTtcagcaaaaagaaataaaagaagttgTTGAAGAGAAACTTGAAAGTGTAAAAATAGACAAGAAAGAAATTactcttttaaaaaatgaaaacacagaGTCTGAAACTATAAAAGAGATTGCTGTAAGTGAAAAAACTGAATCCACTAAAATGATAAGTGAATTGGCTGAAACTACCgctgaagaaataaaaaatgctgCCTTAGAGGAAGTAGCAACTATTTTAAAAGCTTCTGAAGAATCTGAGCAAACAGGTATACAACTGCAGAAAGAAGAAGAAACAGACCAGGCTGCAGTTGATGAGGAGGCAATTACTGCTGAACTGAAGGAGTCAAGTAAAGAGGCAGCCTTAAACAAAACTGAAGTTGATGTTGAGATAGAAAAAGTAGCAGTAGTGGCTGATAAAATGGAAAAATCCAGTGCAGAGATGAAATCAGGAACTGCAGAAACTGTTAAAGATGagattaaaacagaaaatatattagaTGGAAATGCATCTATTGAAAAGACTAAACAAGATAAAAAGGAGCATTCTGATAAAACAGAAGCATTAGTGATTGAGCAGAAAGAAATTTCAGACGAGCAAAGAAAAGAAACTGTTAACAAAGATAGTGAATCAGTAGTTGACACTACAGACTCTGTGGTAGAGACCAAGACAGAAAAATCTGACATTAAAAGTTGTGATAATGtaaatgttgaaaatgaaatgaaaacagaaaGTGTAGAAAAAATGAATGATTCTttacaagataaaataaaatctgatacGGATGTAAAGTTAGAGGAAGAATATAAAATAAAGGAAGGAAAGACTGGAATTGAAGATGCAGTATCTGATGTAAAAAATGACAAAGAAAAGGAAAGTACAAAAATAGCCATTTCAGAGAAAGAATCACTGATTGAAGCAGCTTCAGAGAAACTGTCCGAAGTTGTGGAGTCAGCCTCTACAGATATCAAAGAAAAGTCTGTTTCCTCAGTGACGGAAGAGGGCACTGAAGCGGTTTCAgctaaaagtgaaataaatgaaTCTGTTGTTGCTGAGTCCATAATTGCAGAACAAGAATCATCTATTGAAAACATTTCAACGTCCGTGGATAAGGAATCAATATCTGAGTCAAAATTGAAACTGGCGGATGCTGAAGTGAAAGAGTCAGTAGAAAACCAGGTAACTGAATCCACCAGCCTAACGGCAACAGATGAAACTGCAACTGTTACAAGTACGTCAGTGAAAGAGGAGACTCTTTCAGCTTCTGTTTCAGAGCAGGTTGATGGTGTTACCACTGAAACAGTTTCAGtaatacaaaaacatgaaacactTACTGGAGGAGAAACTCTAGAAGGCATTGAAAATGTAACCACTACGACGTCTTCAACGGAGGAACATGTCCAGAAATCGTCGAGTGTTGTCGAACGTTCTGAGTCAGGTACAGTAACTGTTACTCAGAAGCGTGAAACTCTTACAACAGGTGGAGAAACTTCAGAAAGCGTTGAAAGTATAAGCACTGTAACTACCGCAAAAGAAGAGTCTATTCAAGAGTCTACTAGTGTTTTGGAAAGTGCTGAATCAAAAGAAGTATCAAAGGAGCAGAGACAAGAGACTTTAATATCTGGAAGTATGGAGTCCAACATAAAGGAGAATATAGAAATGGTTTCGACTTCCTTGATAGAAGAATCTCTTGTTGAATCTGCTATTTCTAGCAGCCTTGAGACAGCAAAGGTTACTGAATCGAGAGAAACGATTAGGGAATTTATGACAAATGATCTAGAAATtgaagaaatgaaaaaagaactCTTGGAGGATTTGGAAATTTCCTCTGCTGATTGTGGAAAATATCTGATGGGTTCACATGAAGATATATCATCTATTAAagagaaaattgaaaagaaa CCTGATGAAGAGGAGATTGAGAAAGAAACAACCAACAGATATATAGATGATGCCTTGATGTTCTGTTAA